One part of the Candidatus Kouleothrix ribensis genome encodes these proteins:
- a CDS encoding polysaccharide deacetylase family protein: MNRPVCPFQIAFGPRTIGAAYPVRAAAGRSEVAADLLLPPALAALAARLLEPGAAVPLGDAAELGRALGRALFTPVLRDALLRAARMAAAAHSRLQLQLQIGPPELAALPWECLSMGASSAWRPALRDDYALVRVSRGVPHPQPLVLHGPLRVLAIAAPGEELQLAALNTALAAAVRAGAIELQLVGDVAPATLERALLAGPVHVLHCVAPFGRSDRGLPRLLLRRGMDLFDLAALLADADRLRLVTLVGPQGDAGALVAGLPALAATLLTPRLPAAITFGAAVPARMAAEFAAACYTGLARGLPADLAVTAGRRALAAAGAGHGWGLPQLRMAPGGEQLFMPGRTPRMGYWPRRAVAGGALALAGALAIGALAQGGASGLLPSSLAQPAATAVLPSAQALLAQLPSATVTPSATATPSATATPSATATPSATATPSATAVPTPAQLPAPIAYATLLARPDDTLAAIAERMGSDASAIVSLNHLDASAALRPDRPLVIPVYRAAEPGVGSLVIRRANPAARNVALTFDIEIDAATLYGFLDVLRQRGIHGTFFVTGRWVMAFPDAARAIVSDGHEIGNHSLTHPSFARIGLDGAASEIEQTERIISEVTGVSSRPYFRFPYGDATAATADIVAREGFVAYHWSADDGAIPGWLDWAGQHPDEANGAILLLHGRASSVAALPGWLDRLAALGLQPTTLGAALR, from the coding sequence ATGAACCGACCAGTATGCCCATTTCAGATCGCCTTCGGCCCGCGCACGATCGGTGCGGCCTACCCGGTGCGCGCCGCCGCCGGCCGCTCCGAGGTGGCCGCCGATCTGCTGCTGCCGCCGGCGCTCGCGGCGCTGGCGGCACGCCTGCTCGAGCCGGGGGCGGCTGTGCCGCTGGGCGACGCAGCCGAGCTGGGGCGCGCACTGGGCCGGGCGCTATTTACACCGGTGCTGCGCGATGCGCTGCTGCGCGCGGCGCGCATGGCTGCAGCTGCGCACAGCCGCCTCCAGCTTCAGCTCCAGATCGGCCCGCCCGAGCTGGCCGCGCTACCATGGGAATGCCTGAGCATGGGCGCCAGCAGCGCCTGGCGGCCGGCACTGCGCGACGACTATGCGCTGGTGCGCGTGAGCCGGGGCGTGCCGCACCCGCAGCCGCTGGTGCTGCATGGCCCGCTGCGGGTGCTGGCGATTGCCGCGCCCGGCGAAGAGCTACAGCTGGCCGCGCTCAACACGGCGCTGGCCGCCGCTGTTCGTGCCGGGGCGATTGAGCTGCAGCTGGTTGGCGATGTGGCCCCGGCCACGCTCGAGCGCGCACTACTGGCCGGGCCGGTGCATGTGCTGCACTGCGTCGCCCCGTTTGGGCGCTCCGATCGCGGCCTGCCGCGGCTGCTGCTGCGCCGCGGGATGGATCTGTTCGACCTGGCTGCGCTGCTGGCTGACGCCGATCGCCTGCGTCTGGTGACGCTGGTCGGGCCGCAGGGCGATGCCGGCGCGCTGGTGGCCGGGCTGCCCGCGCTCGCGGCCACGCTGCTGACGCCGCGCCTGCCTGCTGCGATCACGTTTGGTGCGGCGGTGCCGGCGCGTATGGCCGCCGAGTTTGCGGCCGCGTGTTACACCGGCCTGGCGCGTGGGCTTCCGGCCGACCTGGCCGTAACGGCCGGGCGGCGCGCGCTGGCCGCAGCTGGCGCTGGGCACGGCTGGGGCCTGCCACAGCTGCGCATGGCCCCTGGCGGCGAGCAGCTGTTTATGCCGGGGCGCACGCCGCGTATGGGCTACTGGCCACGCCGGGCCGTAGCCGGCGGCGCGCTGGCCCTCGCAGGCGCGCTGGCGATCGGTGCGCTGGCCCAGGGCGGCGCGAGTGGGCTGTTGCCCAGCAGCCTGGCACAGCCGGCCGCCACCGCTGTGCTGCCGAGCGCACAGGCGCTGCTGGCGCAGCTGCCCAGCGCCACGGTGACTCCCAGCGCCACGGCGACCCCCAGCGCCACGGCGACCCCCAGCGCCACGGCGACCCCCAGCGCCACGGCGACCCCTAGCGCTACGGCTGTGCCCACGCCGGCGCAACTGCCCGCGCCGATTGCCTATGCCACATTGCTGGCCCGGCCCGACGACACGTTGGCCGCAATTGCCGAGCGCATGGGCAGCGATGCCAGCGCGATTGTGTCGCTGAATCACCTCGACGCCAGCGCGGCCCTGCGGCCCGATCGGCCGCTGGTGATCCCGGTGTATCGCGCGGCCGAGCCGGGCGTGGGCAGCCTCGTGATTCGCCGCGCCAACCCGGCCGCGCGCAACGTTGCGCTGACTTTCGATATCGAGATTGACGCCGCGACGCTGTACGGCTTCCTTGATGTGCTGCGCCAGCGCGGTATCCACGGCACGTTCTTCGTCACTGGCCGCTGGGTGATGGCCTTCCCCGACGCCGCGCGCGCGATCGTGAGCGATGGCCACGAGATCGGTAACCACTCGCTGACCCACCCGTCGTTCGCGCGCATCGGCCTCGATGGCGCTGCTTCTGAGATCGAGCAGACCGAGCGTATCATCAGCGAGGTTACCGGCGTGTCGTCGCGCCCCTATTTTCGCTTCCCATACGGCGATGCAACTGCGGCGACGGCCGATATTGTGGCGCGCGAGGGGTTTGTGGCGTATCATTGGAGTGCCGACGACGGCGCAATTCCTGGCTGGCTCGATTGGGCCGGCCAGCATCCCGACGAGGCCAATGGTGCGATTCTGCTGCTGCACGGCCGCGCCAGTAGCGTGGCTGCGCTG
- a CDS encoding glycosyltransferase family 4 protein yields the protein MPMTGPTSQPIRVAMLARVVFPLHGFGGIERHVFHLVTHLARLGLRVTLYVQAPGSGHQPDAAQDDAQCAVRGAHASLPGVERVVFLRYDYTSSYLRPNSILGRQINYPWYTWQLGTQVAAAARRGDYDVVHAQGLCAAGYGWVRTHDPQLRALPFIANPHGLEEYRTPDWRKWLAYAPFRALYSYGTRSADRAIATDACTSGDLPRYLGVDPQRVVVIPSAIDVAECLAWVDPATRAAMRVRFALDQADPVLLSVSRLERNKGYHILAEALARLRGRLPPGWRWLLVGQGKERPALEQQVRDLGIAAHVTFVGRLDDTELHSLYEEAGLVVHPTLYEGSSLVTLEGMVHRKPMVASAAGGIPDKVFNGRNGLLVRPGDVGDLAEKLAQALDARPQWPAWGDESVRIVRSTFDWPIVAKQTRAEYERILAERAVSGPRSAV from the coding sequence ATGCCCATGACTGGCCCTACCTCACAGCCGATCCGTGTCGCAATGCTGGCCCGCGTGGTGTTTCCGCTGCACGGGTTTGGCGGGATCGAGCGGCATGTCTTCCACCTGGTGACGCACCTGGCGCGCCTGGGCTTGCGTGTAACGCTGTATGTTCAAGCACCAGGCAGCGGGCACCAGCCCGACGCTGCCCAGGATGATGCTCAGTGCGCGGTGCGCGGTGCGCACGCATCCCTCCCTGGCGTCGAGCGAGTGGTGTTCCTGCGCTACGATTATACCTCGTCTTACCTGCGCCCGAACTCGATCCTCGGCCGGCAGATCAATTATCCCTGGTACACCTGGCAGCTCGGCACGCAGGTGGCGGCGGCGGCTCGCCGCGGCGACTACGACGTGGTGCATGCACAGGGGTTGTGCGCGGCCGGCTACGGCTGGGTGCGCACGCACGATCCACAGCTGCGCGCGCTGCCGTTCATCGCCAACCCGCACGGCCTCGAGGAATATCGCACGCCCGACTGGCGCAAATGGCTGGCCTACGCGCCGTTCCGCGCACTCTACTCGTATGGCACGCGCAGCGCCGACCGCGCGATTGCCACCGATGCCTGCACCAGCGGCGACCTACCGCGCTATCTGGGGGTCGATCCGCAGCGCGTGGTGGTGATCCCCAGCGCGATCGATGTGGCCGAGTGCCTGGCCTGGGTCGATCCGGCGACCCGCGCAGCTATGCGTGTGCGCTTCGCGCTCGATCAGGCCGACCCGGTGCTGCTGAGCGTTAGCCGGCTCGAGCGCAACAAGGGCTACCACATCCTGGCCGAGGCACTGGCGCGCCTGCGCGGCCGGCTGCCGCCCGGCTGGCGCTGGCTGCTGGTGGGCCAGGGCAAAGAGCGCCCGGCGCTTGAGCAGCAGGTGCGCGATCTTGGTATCGCCGCGCATGTGACGTTTGTGGGCCGGCTCGACGATACCGAGCTGCATAGCCTGTACGAGGAGGCCGGCCTGGTTGTACACCCCACGCTCTATGAAGGCAGCAGCCTGGTCACACTCGAGGGCATGGTTCATCGCAAGCCTATGGTCGCTTCGGCTGCCGGCGGCATCCCCGACAAAGTCTTCAACGGGCGCAACGGCCTGCTGGTGCGCCCCGGCGATGTGGGCGACCTGGCCGAGAAGCTGGCACAGGCGCTCGATGCGCGGCCGCAATGGCCGGCCTGGGGCGACGAGAGTGTGCGCATCGTGCGTAGCACCTTCGACTGGCCGATCGTCGCGAAGCAGACGCGCGCCGAGTACGAGCGCATACTGGCCGAGCGTGCGGTGAGCGGCCCGCGCTCGGCAGTTTGA
- a CDS encoding sigma-70 family RNA polymerase sigma factor produces MTVPTTTSGDAELVALLRDQPALGMAALYDRYGRLVFSMAFRVVQDRGAAEEITQDVFMRCWRNLERFQPSQGSLVSWLLSIAHNRAIDELRSRRSKDARREISDEALQPRATIDPGYDEALLRSEVQQALRGLPPAQREVVELVFWGSMTRREVAEHLQLPLGTVHTRLRLGMDKLRDGLRRFFAEE; encoded by the coding sequence ATGACGGTACCGACTACCACCAGCGGCGATGCCGAACTTGTCGCACTGCTGCGCGATCAGCCGGCACTTGGCATGGCCGCGCTCTATGATCGCTACGGGCGGCTGGTATTCAGCATGGCCTTTCGCGTAGTACAAGATCGTGGGGCGGCCGAAGAGATTACCCAGGATGTGTTCATGCGCTGCTGGCGCAATCTCGAGCGCTTCCAGCCCAGCCAGGGCAGCCTGGTATCGTGGTTGCTATCGATCGCCCACAATCGCGCGATCGACGAGCTGCGCAGCCGCCGCAGCAAAGACGCGCGGCGCGAGATCTCCGACGAGGCACTTCAGCCGCGGGCAACGATCGACCCTGGCTACGACGAGGCGCTGCTGCGCAGCGAGGTGCAGCAGGCTCTGCGCGGGCTGCCGCCGGCCCAGCGCGAGGTGGTTGAGCTGGTGTTCTGGGGCAGCATGACCCGCCGTGAGGTTGCCGAGCATCTACAGCTGCCGCTAGGCACCGTGCATACACGCCTGCGCTTGGGCATGGATAAGCTGCGCGATGGGTTGCGCAGGTTTTTTGCCGAAGAATAG
- a CDS encoding anti-sigma factor, whose product MSSNVVSQCDELQPWIAAYALGEADAAPDALVHLELCASCRHDLREYRAVAGLLPYDAPEHTPTPELRARLLAAISPAIQPNAAAQPRPIAAAGPAAPRLWRWPSLSRAAWSAYAFAALALALLGWNVTLQSQIATQANQIAGNRRDWQTMIVLLNDASLHWYSLAGQSANGHFWATPNGKVACLVAQQLPDLASDQVYQVWLSNGNTLISGGTFKARDGNAWILVDADEPLERYQAVFVTAEATGGSDKPSGPRVLDGPLANGAAPTAFSRMQLRNLIFNYAEQSN is encoded by the coding sequence ATGTCGTCCAATGTTGTGTCACAATGTGATGAGCTACAGCCTTGGATCGCGGCGTATGCGCTTGGCGAGGCCGACGCGGCGCCTGACGCGCTGGTGCACCTCGAGCTGTGTGCCAGCTGCCGGCATGATCTGCGCGAGTACCGTGCAGTTGCCGGGCTGCTGCCCTACGACGCGCCCGAGCATACGCCTACGCCCGAGCTGCGCGCGCGTCTGCTGGCCGCAATTAGCCCGGCGATCCAGCCGAACGCCGCCGCCCAGCCCCGGCCGATTGCCGCAGCAGGCCCGGCCGCGCCCAGGCTGTGGCGCTGGCCGAGCCTATCGCGCGCGGCATGGTCGGCGTATGCCTTCGCGGCGCTGGCACTGGCCCTGCTAGGCTGGAACGTAACGCTGCAAAGCCAGATCGCAACCCAGGCTAACCAGATCGCTGGCAACCGCCGCGATTGGCAGACGATGATTGTGCTGCTGAACGATGCCTCGCTGCACTGGTACAGCCTGGCCGGCCAGTCGGCCAACGGCCACTTCTGGGCCACCCCCAATGGCAAGGTGGCATGCCTGGTGGCGCAGCAGCTGCCCGATCTCGCCAGCGACCAGGTGTACCAGGTGTGGCTCAGCAATGGCAACACGCTGATCAGCGGCGGCACATTCAAGGCCCGCGACGGCAACGCCTGGATTCTGGTCGATGCCGACGAACCGCTCGAGCGCTACCAGGCCGTGTTTGTGACGGCCGAAGCCACCGGTGGCAGCGACAAGCCCAGCGGCCCACGCGTGCTCGACGGCCCACTCGCAAACGGCGCGGCCCCGACCGCCTTCAGCCGCATGCAGCTGCGCAATCTCATATTCAACTACGCCGAGCAGAGCAATTAG
- a CDS encoding LPXTG cell wall anchor domain-containing protein has protein sequence MSRQLRSIGILAVIMVIMIFALVPVAGAAPARQATDKVVASDQPVVGGAITVANVTAAADGWIVAHLDEGGKPGKVLGQTLVKAGTNANVQIKLSQAVDVGAKLWPMLHLDAGTAGTYEFPGPDVPIKDAAGNIVMVQISVTAAPTAPAAPTNLPKTGGADAPLGLLLAGLVLLGAGTLLARRTRRA, from the coding sequence ATGTCTCGACAACTCCGTTCGATTGGCATCCTGGCCGTGATCATGGTCATCATGATCTTCGCACTCGTCCCAGTAGCCGGCGCGGCCCCCGCACGTCAGGCCACCGATAAGGTCGTCGCCAGCGACCAGCCGGTCGTGGGCGGCGCGATCACCGTCGCCAATGTCACCGCTGCGGCCGACGGCTGGATCGTCGCGCATCTCGACGAGGGCGGCAAGCCGGGCAAGGTGCTGGGGCAGACCCTGGTAAAAGCCGGTACTAACGCGAACGTTCAGATCAAGCTGAGCCAGGCCGTCGATGTCGGCGCCAAGCTCTGGCCGATGTTGCACCTCGACGCAGGCACAGCCGGCACCTACGAGTTCCCTGGCCCCGATGTGCCGATCAAGGATGCTGCCGGCAATATCGTTATGGTGCAGATCAGCGTCACTGCTGCGCCGACCGCCCCGGCTGCGCCGACCAACCTGCCGAAGACTGGTGGGGCCGATGCGCCGCTGGGCCTGTTGCTGGCCGGGCTGGTGTTGCTAGGCGCCGGTACGCTGCTGGCCCGGCGCACACGCCGCGCATAG
- a CDS encoding cupredoxin family copper-binding protein, whose translation MSRSIRPLAILAAVLLPAALAPALGAGAERHAAGKVVTIKDFEFAPAELTITAGDTITWENNGPRPHTATSLDGTFDSGNLDAGQTFSATFANAGTFIYACRYHDIMQGTITVVAPAPTPTAAPTGQVTASDQPVVGGAITLAQVSAGQASWVVAQLDQGGKPGKVLGQTLVKAGTNANVQIRLSQAVDVGARLWLLLRLDAGTPGSYEFPGPDGPVHATGGQIVMQQISVTAAPARRASPAPPASPPRTGAMLLPLGILALLLAGGLLALRMRRH comes from the coding sequence ATGTCGCGATCGATTCGCCCACTTGCAATACTGGCAGCCGTGCTGCTACCGGCTGCCCTGGCGCCGGCGCTCGGCGCCGGGGCCGAGCGGCATGCCGCAGGCAAGGTCGTAACGATTAAGGATTTCGAGTTCGCCCCGGCAGAGCTGACGATCACGGCCGGCGATACGATTACCTGGGAGAATAACGGGCCGCGGCCGCACACCGCTACCTCGCTCGATGGCACGTTCGACTCGGGCAACCTGGATGCCGGCCAGACATTTAGCGCTACCTTCGCCAATGCCGGCACGTTCATATACGCCTGCCGGTATCACGATATTATGCAGGGCACAATCACGGTGGTGGCGCCGGCGCCAACCCCAACCGCAGCGCCTACCGGCCAGGTTACGGCCAGCGACCAGCCGGTGGTCGGCGGGGCGATCACACTAGCGCAGGTCAGCGCCGGGCAAGCCAGCTGGGTCGTCGCGCAGCTCGACCAGGGCGGCAAGCCGGGCAAGGTGCTGGGGCAGACCCTGGTAAAGGCCGGGACTAACGCGAACGTTCAGATCAGGCTGAGCCAGGCCGTCGATGTAGGCGCCAGGCTGTGGCTCCTGTTGCGGCTCGACGCGGGCACGCCTGGCAGCTACGAGTTCCCTGGCCCGGATGGGCCGGTACACGCCACCGGCGGCCAGATCGTCATGCAGCAGATCAGCGTCACCGCAGCCCCGGCCAGGCGGGCTAGCCCGGCCCCCCCGGCCAGCCCACCACGCACCGGTGCAATGCTGCTGCCGCTGGGCATACTGGCGCTGCTGCTGGCTGGCGGGCTGCTGGCGCTGCGCATGCGCCGCCACTAA
- a CDS encoding glycosyltransferase family 4 protein, which yields MSGRLQVLLPSDVFPPRCGGAGWSAHTLARALIERGHAVTAIVPQPARAGAAPHNLVAEHVLGVPTVYAAYWAPNLPFVQNYFRYERFWPRLADTIVRVAEQQAPHRQHQARIIHAQHVQAAQAAVLAGRRLGVPVVITVRDHWPWDYFSTGLHANRLPYANQTWASLAADLPVRLGVLRGTLALVAMPYMLAHMRRRRQALRQADAVIAVSAYMAGRLARAVPEARIHVLPNMVDLAAIDATLSTPQASVPAGTRYLLFVGKLEQNKGAQLLVEIFRAAHRQQPRTPLSASWSLVVAGDGPLRPMLERELAALGIHAHFLGWVPHDEVLRLIGGCELLLFPSAWGEPLSRVPLEAGACGAAMLAMPTGGTPDIISDGVNGALEPTISGFARRMVALLADPAGRRRLGAAARQVAEQRFSKAVLAQQAEELYHAVCAAAPPAASSRFKQ from the coding sequence ATGAGCGGCCGGCTACAGGTGCTGCTGCCCAGCGATGTGTTTCCGCCGCGCTGTGGCGGGGCCGGCTGGAGCGCGCACACCCTGGCGCGGGCGCTGATCGAGCGTGGCCATGCCGTTACGGCGATCGTGCCGCAGCCGGCGCGGGCTGGTGCTGCGCCGCATAACCTGGTGGCCGAGCACGTGCTGGGCGTGCCAACCGTGTACGCGGCCTACTGGGCGCCGAACCTGCCGTTTGTGCAGAACTACTTCCGCTACGAGCGCTTCTGGCCGCGCCTGGCCGATACGATCGTGCGGGTTGCCGAGCAGCAGGCACCCCATCGCCAGCATCAAGCGCGGATCATCCACGCGCAGCATGTGCAGGCCGCGCAGGCGGCGGTGTTGGCCGGGCGGCGGCTGGGCGTGCCGGTGGTGATTACGGTACGCGACCACTGGCCGTGGGATTACTTCAGCACCGGGTTGCACGCTAATCGCCTGCCCTACGCGAACCAGACCTGGGCCTCGCTCGCGGCCGATCTGCCGGTGCGGCTGGGTGTGCTGCGCGGTACGCTGGCGCTGGTGGCTATGCCCTATATGCTGGCGCATATGCGGCGGCGGCGGCAGGCGCTACGCCAGGCCGATGCGGTGATCGCGGTGAGCGCGTACATGGCCGGGCGGCTGGCGCGCGCGGTGCCCGAGGCGCGCATCCATGTGCTGCCGAATATGGTCGATCTCGCGGCGATCGACGCCACACTGTCCACGCCGCAGGCCAGCGTGCCGGCCGGCACGCGCTATCTGCTGTTCGTGGGCAAGCTCGAGCAGAACAAGGGCGCCCAGCTGCTGGTCGAGATCTTCCGAGCAGCCCACCGCCAGCAACCCCGAACGCCGCTTAGCGCGAGCTGGTCGCTGGTAGTGGCCGGCGATGGGCCGCTACGGCCCATGCTCGAGCGCGAGCTGGCCGCGCTAGGCATCCACGCGCACTTCCTGGGCTGGGTGCCGCACGACGAAGTGTTGCGCCTGATCGGCGGCTGCGAGCTGCTGCTGTTCCCCTCGGCCTGGGGCGAGCCGCTGAGCCGCGTGCCACTCGAGGCCGGCGCGTGTGGCGCGGCGATGCTGGCCATGCCCACCGGCGGCACGCCCGACATCATCAGCGATGGCGTGAATGGGGCGCTCGAGCCGACGATCAGCGGGTTTGCGCGGCGCATGGTGGCCCTGCTGGCCGATCCGGCCGGCCGGCGGCGGCTGGGCGCGGCTGCGCGCCAGGTGGCCGAGCAGCGTTTCTCGAAGGCCGTGCTGGCGCAGCAGGCCGAGGAGCTGTACCACGCGGTGTGTGCCGCTGCTCCACCGGCAGCCAGTTCGCGGTTTAAACAGTAG
- a CDS encoding STAS domain-containing protein has translation MAQTQMRDGLERDAALELLDEQRGAIYGVLSGAGWPAGATLEAAQAVENLAHKSARVIVDTYHRDLIERLEAASANQERLRAAIQELSNPIIPVYNGVLVVPLVGRVDSARAQTLTEALLEAIAREQAEIVLLDITGVAMVDTNVANHLMQTARAASLLGSQVVLVGISAEVAQTLVQLGLDLGRLVTLSNLQSGIEYALAQQGLAITAQA, from the coding sequence ATGGCACAGACACAGATGCGCGACGGGCTTGAGCGTGATGCCGCGCTCGAGCTGCTCGACGAACAGCGTGGCGCGATCTATGGCGTGCTGTCGGGCGCGGGCTGGCCGGCCGGCGCGACACTCGAGGCGGCCCAGGCGGTCGAAAACCTCGCGCACAAAAGCGCGCGCGTGATCGTCGATACCTATCACCGTGATTTGATCGAGCGCCTCGAGGCCGCCAGCGCCAACCAGGAGCGGCTGCGCGCGGCGATTCAAGAGCTGTCGAACCCGATTATTCCGGTGTATAACGGCGTGCTGGTCGTCCCGCTGGTTGGCCGGGTCGATAGTGCGCGCGCCCAGACGCTCACCGAGGCACTGCTCGAGGCGATTGCACGCGAGCAAGCCGAGATCGTGCTGCTCGACATCACCGGCGTGGCGATGGTCGACACTAACGTGGCTAACCACTTGATGCAGACTGCGCGGGCCGCGAGCTTGCTTGGCTCGCAGGTGGTGCTGGTGGGCATCAGCGCCGAGGTGGCTCAGACGCTCGTGCAGCTGGGGCTCGATCTGGGCCGGCTGGTGACGCTCAGCAATCTTCAGAGCGGGATCGAATACGCGCTGGCGCAGCAGGGCCTGGCGATCACCGCCCAGGCATGA
- a CDS encoding glycosyltransferase family 4 protein gives MKILYLASGIPVPGALGGSTHTLEVARGLAARGHTLHVVASARSGWGGLAALARPRSTQFAGFHLHHVDVPKAAALLTTGLVLRLARAVRPDVVMERYYNFAGAGMLAARRLGLPALLEVNALIVDPPQVRKRRIDDALGGPMRRWALTQCRWAGRIVTPLHTTVPAEIPRAKIIELPWGANVERFTPDSFQATGQPAPGHSQPAATAPVVVFLGSFRAWHGVLDFVKAAAMLLALGRDCQFVLIGDGPERAAAERLAAAWPGRFSFTGAVAYEAVPQLLAGAAIGVAPFNTAPHPALRTAGFFWSPLKVYEYMAAGLPVVTANIGPLSQVIRDGQEGLLYAEGDIAGLAGAIMRLLDDPAAARAMGARARARVAAHYSWARHCEELEHILLALIAS, from the coding sequence TTGAAGATCCTGTACCTGGCGAGCGGAATCCCCGTTCCAGGTGCCCTCGGCGGCTCGACGCACACGCTCGAGGTGGCACGTGGCCTGGCTGCGCGCGGCCATACGCTCCATGTCGTTGCCAGTGCGCGTTCGGGCTGGGGCGGCCTGGCGGCGCTCGCGCGCCCGCGCTCCACGCAATTCGCGGGCTTCCACCTGCATCATGTCGATGTGCCCAAGGCAGCGGCGCTCTTGACCACCGGGCTGGTGTTGCGGCTGGCGCGGGCGGTGCGGCCGGATGTAGTGATGGAGCGCTACTACAATTTTGCCGGCGCCGGCATGCTGGCGGCGCGCCGGCTGGGCCTGCCGGCGCTGCTCGAAGTCAATGCGCTGATCGTTGACCCGCCGCAGGTGCGCAAGCGCCGGATCGATGATGCGCTGGGTGGCCCCATGCGGCGCTGGGCGCTGACCCAGTGCCGCTGGGCTGGGCGGATCGTCACGCCGCTGCACACCACCGTGCCGGCCGAGATCCCGCGCGCAAAGATCATCGAGCTGCCGTGGGGCGCGAATGTTGAGCGATTCACCCCCGATAGCTTCCAGGCTACCGGCCAGCCAGCCCCGGGGCACAGCCAGCCTGCCGCGACGGCCCCGGTCGTGGTGTTTCTCGGGTCGTTCCGGGCCTGGCACGGCGTGCTCGATTTCGTGAAGGCGGCGGCGATGCTGCTGGCGCTGGGGCGCGACTGCCAGTTTGTGCTGATCGGCGACGGGCCAGAGCGCGCGGCGGCCGAGCGGCTGGCGGCGGCCTGGCCTGGGCGCTTCAGCTTCACTGGTGCGGTGGCCTACGAGGCGGTGCCTCAGCTGCTGGCGGGGGCGGCGATCGGCGTGGCGCCATTCAACACGGCCCCGCACCCGGCTCTGCGCACAGCCGGCTTCTTCTGGTCGCCGCTGAAGGTCTACGAGTATATGGCGGCCGGCCTGCCGGTGGTCACCGCCAACATCGGCCCGCTGAGCCAGGTGATCCGCGATGGGCAGGAGGGCCTGCTGTATGCCGAGGGCGACATCGCCGGGCTGGCCGGCGCGATCATGCGGCTGCTCGACGACCCGGCGGCGGCGCGGGCGATGGGCGCGCGTGCGCGCGCGCGTGTGGCTGCGCACTATTCGTGGGCACGGCACTGCGAAGAGCTCGAGCACATTCTGCTTGCGCTGATCGCTTCGTGA
- a CDS encoding cyclic-di-AMP receptor: protein MKLLVFVTEYSVADAVVDALVEQGFRVTRLASTGGFLRKGNTTLLVGVEEAATDQAVALVRRAAPGSLVITLDLERYERI, encoded by the coding sequence ATGAAATTATTGGTGTTTGTAACCGAATATAGTGTCGCTGATGCCGTGGTCGATGCGCTAGTCGAGCAGGGCTTTCGGGTCACCCGGCTGGCCTCGACTGGCGGTTTCTTGCGCAAGGGTAATACAACACTGCTGGTGGGTGTCGAGGAGGCTGCTACCGATCAGGCTGTGGCGCTGGTGCGCCGCGCGGCACCTGGCTCGCTGGTGATTACGCTCGATCTCGAGCGCTACGAGCGGATTTGA